Proteins encoded together in one Mycobacterium noviomagense window:
- a CDS encoding SDR family oxidoreductase → MAFNLIRRRTKSGQVVVVTGASAGIGRATAQLLGQRGAHVGLLARGEKGLEAAAAEVKEAGGEALTIPTDVSDYGAVDEAANRVEERFGPIDAWINVAFTSVFAPFAQIEPDEFRRVTEVTYLGFVYGTMAALKRMLPRDSGVIVQVGSALGNRAIPLQSAYCGAKHAVNGFTESLRTELLHDGSKVRVTVVQMPAVNTPQFSWVLSRLGKHPQPVPPIYQPEVAARGVIHALDHPRRKQYWVGASTVATISGQRVAPALLDRYLARNGYSSQQTDQPISSGRPANLWEPLDGPGGRDFGAHGVFDDQAHGHSPQFWAVRHRLSLVGGALAAGALAASDWGRRHLQQ, encoded by the coding sequence ATGGCATTCAACTTAATTCGACGACGCACCAAAAGCGGACAGGTCGTCGTGGTCACCGGAGCGAGCGCCGGCATCGGCCGTGCGACTGCGCAACTATTGGGCCAGCGCGGCGCCCATGTCGGTCTGTTGGCGCGCGGCGAAAAGGGACTGGAGGCGGCAGCCGCCGAAGTCAAGGAAGCCGGCGGTGAGGCCCTCACAATCCCGACCGACGTATCCGACTACGGGGCGGTCGACGAGGCGGCCAACCGTGTCGAGGAGCGATTCGGCCCGATCGACGCATGGATCAATGTCGCGTTCACGTCGGTGTTCGCGCCGTTCGCACAGATTGAGCCGGACGAATTCCGCAGAGTCACCGAGGTGACCTACCTCGGCTTCGTCTATGGCACGATGGCCGCGCTGAAGCGGATGCTGCCGCGAGATTCCGGAGTGATCGTGCAGGTGGGTTCGGCGCTGGGTAATCGCGCGATTCCGCTGCAGTCGGCGTACTGCGGCGCTAAGCATGCGGTCAACGGGTTCACCGAATCGCTGCGTACCGAGCTGTTGCACGACGGCAGCAAGGTTCGGGTGACCGTGGTACAGATGCCGGCGGTCAACACCCCGCAGTTCTCCTGGGTGCTGTCGCGGCTGGGCAAGCATCCGCAGCCGGTGCCGCCGATCTACCAACCGGAAGTCGCGGCCCGCGGCGTCATCCATGCCCTGGACCATCCGCGCCGCAAGCAGTATTGGGTCGGAGCCAGCACCGTTGCCACGATCTCAGGTCAGCGGGTCGCGCCGGCGCTGCTCGACCGCTACCTCGCCCGCAACGGTTACAGCTCCCAGCAGACCGATCAGCCGATCAGTTCTGGCCGGCCGGCCAATCTGTGGGAGCCACTTGACGGCCCGGGCGGTCGCGACTTCGGGGCCCACGGTGTCTTCGATGACCAAGCACACGGCCACAGTCCGCAGTTCTGGGCAGTCCGGCATCGATTGTCATTGGTGGGCGGGGCGCTGGCGGCAGGTGCGCTGGCAGCATCTGATTGGGGGCGCCGCCACTTGCAGCAGTGA
- a CDS encoding ArsR/SmtB family transcription factor, with product MAASVDAVLDALGDPTRRAILEKLTAGPIAVGVLADQLPVSRPAVSQHLRVLKNADLVVESVAGTRRLYRINHSGLKAVRDYLDRFWESALDNFAILAAAEAEADNRKRSASKKADKGRPAKK from the coding sequence GTGGCTGCTTCGGTCGACGCCGTGCTGGATGCTCTGGGAGACCCCACTCGGCGCGCCATCCTGGAGAAGCTGACCGCCGGTCCGATCGCGGTGGGAGTGCTGGCCGACCAGCTGCCGGTGTCTCGGCCTGCGGTTTCACAGCATCTGCGGGTGCTCAAAAACGCCGATCTGGTCGTCGAATCGGTCGCCGGCACCCGACGGCTGTATCGCATCAACCACTCCGGGTTGAAGGCTGTGCGCGACTACCTCGACAGGTTCTGGGAGTCCGCGTTGGACAACTTCGCCATTCTTGCCGCCGCCGAAGCGGAGGCCGACAACCGCAAGCGATCGGCCTCCAAGAAGGCCGACAAGGGCCGCCCTGCCAAGAAGTGA
- a CDS encoding SRPBCC family protein, translated as MGTESAAAVEVVRSVSVPLPQAQTFELFAEVVVEPRSGGRWFERGVDGSECLWGRVAAWDPPRKVVLLWQIGADWQFDPNFETEVEVTFTDDGAGRTRVDLRHRNLERYGDSAEQMRAIFDDPSGWAGTLARFAGVAAETAHRKS; from the coding sequence ATGGGTACTGAATCCGCTGCCGCCGTTGAAGTCGTCCGGTCGGTGAGTGTGCCACTGCCCCAAGCGCAGACGTTCGAGTTGTTCGCCGAGGTGGTGGTCGAACCCCGCAGCGGCGGGCGCTGGTTCGAGCGTGGTGTGGACGGCAGCGAATGCCTCTGGGGTCGGGTCGCAGCATGGGATCCACCGCGAAAAGTGGTGCTGCTGTGGCAGATCGGCGCGGACTGGCAGTTCGACCCCAACTTCGAGACCGAGGTCGAGGTGACGTTCACCGATGACGGAGCGGGTCGCACCCGCGTGGATCTGCGGCACCGCAACCTCGAACGCTACGGTGACAGTGCTGAACAGATGCGCGCGATCTTCGACGATCCCAGCGGCTGGGCCGGTACCTTGGCTCGCTTCGCCGGGGTGGCAGCCGAGACCGCACACCGCAAATCATGA
- a CDS encoding maleylpyruvate isomerase family mycothiol-dependent enzyme gives MQMACEERADFADLLAGLSPQQWEHPSLCERWRVKDVVAHVLSYDELSRGKLVWRFVKGGLWPSRINAIGVAECATRSPEQLTELMRACIPPRGLPSGFGGMIALTDGMVHQQDIRRPLGIPRTIPPQRLRTVLNFALKSPALRGARRTRGVRMVATDLDWAYGSGPEVSGPAEALLMAMAARPDALNQLSGPGKDVLAQRICG, from the coding sequence ATGCAGATGGCCTGCGAGGAGCGGGCAGACTTCGCCGACCTGCTCGCCGGACTATCCCCGCAGCAGTGGGAGCATCCAAGCTTATGTGAGCGCTGGCGCGTCAAAGACGTTGTGGCCCATGTGCTTAGCTATGACGAGCTGAGCCGTGGAAAGCTGGTGTGGCGCTTCGTCAAAGGCGGATTATGGCCGAGCCGCATCAATGCGATCGGCGTCGCCGAGTGCGCCACCCGCTCGCCCGAACAGCTCACAGAACTGATGCGGGCATGTATCCCGCCGCGCGGTCTCCCGTCGGGTTTCGGCGGCATGATCGCGCTGACCGACGGGATGGTTCATCAGCAAGACATCCGCCGACCGCTCGGGATTCCCCGCACTATTCCGCCGCAGCGGCTGCGCACCGTGCTCAATTTCGCGCTGAAATCCCCAGCCCTACGTGGTGCTCGCCGCACCCGCGGTGTGCGGATGGTCGCCACCGACCTCGACTGGGCCTACGGCAGCGGCCCCGAGGTCAGCGGACCCGCAGAAGCGCTGCTGATGGCGATGGCCGCACGACCGGACGCACTGAACCAGCTGTCTGGGCCCGGCAAAGATGTTCTGGCCCAACGCATCTGCGGTTAG
- a CDS encoding anti-sigma factor antagonist (This anti-anti-sigma factor, or anti-sigma factor antagonist, belongs to a family that includes characterized members SpoIIAA, RsbV, RsfA, and RsfB.), with amino-acid sequence MNVSAAEFLPSSLNHLTLSTRLVAELGDARSTLRATTQRSGSAVMVYAGGEVDACNENTWRRLLDEAAAAVSPPGPLVVDTNGLDFIGCCAFSVLAEQARRCRGRGVELRLVSLQPVVARTVAACGLTGLLPVDQSVDAALSAVAVPE; translated from the coding sequence ATGAATGTCTCCGCGGCAGAATTCCTTCCTAGCAGCCTGAACCATCTGACGCTGAGCACGCGTCTGGTCGCAGAGTTGGGCGACGCCCGCAGCACACTGCGGGCGACCACCCAGCGCAGCGGCTCGGCGGTGATGGTCTACGCCGGCGGTGAGGTCGACGCATGCAACGAGAACACCTGGCGGCGGTTATTGGACGAGGCGGCCGCTGCGGTCAGCCCACCGGGACCGCTCGTCGTTGACACCAACGGCCTGGATTTCATTGGCTGCTGCGCCTTCTCGGTGCTGGCCGAGCAGGCGAGGCGGTGCCGCGGTCGCGGTGTCGAGCTGCGCCTGGTCAGCCTGCAGCCGGTCGTCGCACGTACCGTCGCGGCCTGCGGGCTGACCGGTCTGCTGCCTGTCGACCAAAGTGTGGATGCTGCCTTGTCGGCGGTTGCCGTCCCCGAGTAA
- a CDS encoding TetR/AcrR family transcriptional regulator — MTSADVASIATASARERILSTAYDLFTRRGIRGVGTDEVVERAGVAKATLYRHFPSKDDLVLAVLERREQLWTLGLVESQSRLRGNTPEEQLLAIFDVFHDWFAKRDGFEGCSFINVLLEMGADHPAGQACVAYLDNIRDIVRQRAQAAGLRDVEDFARSWHILMKGSIISAAEGDVEAAQRAKAMARMLIERHRPPVSQ; from the coding sequence ATGACGAGCGCAGATGTCGCATCGATTGCGACGGCGTCCGCTCGGGAACGCATCTTGAGCACGGCGTACGACCTATTCACCCGGCGCGGTATACGCGGGGTGGGGACCGACGAGGTCGTCGAGCGGGCGGGTGTTGCCAAAGCTACGCTCTACCGTCATTTCCCCAGCAAGGACGACCTTGTGCTGGCGGTGCTCGAACGCCGCGAGCAACTGTGGACCCTCGGTTTGGTCGAGAGCCAGTCGCGGCTGCGCGGCAACACCCCCGAAGAACAATTACTGGCGATTTTCGACGTCTTCCACGACTGGTTTGCCAAGCGCGACGGCTTCGAGGGTTGCTCGTTCATCAACGTCTTGCTCGAGATGGGTGCCGATCATCCGGCCGGGCAGGCCTGTGTCGCCTACCTGGACAACATTCGAGACATTGTCCGTCAGCGCGCTCAGGCGGCCGGGTTGCGCGACGTCGAGGACTTTGCGCGCTCGTGGCACATCTTGATGAAGGGCTCGATCATCTCTGCTGCCGAAGGCGATGTGGAAGCGGCGCAGCGGGCAAAAGCCATGGCGCGCATGCTCATTGAGCGCCACCGACCTCCGGTCAGCCAGTAG
- a CDS encoding DedA family protein, whose protein sequence is MTVVSLLQAIPPLTVYLVVGAVVGVESLGVPLPGEIVLVTAALMSSHHELAVNPVGVGAAGVIGAAVGDSIGYAVGRRLGMPLFDWLGRRFPKHFGPGHVAFAERLFDRWGARAVFFGRFIALLRIFAGPLAGALKMRYRRFLVANVSGAICWAGGTTALIYFAGVAAERWLTRFSWIALVVAVVAGAIAAALLRERTSRAIAELEAEHAAKSGSATG, encoded by the coding sequence ATGACCGTCGTCTCCCTGCTACAGGCGATCCCGCCTCTGACGGTCTATCTCGTGGTGGGCGCCGTGGTGGGAGTCGAAAGCCTGGGCGTCCCACTTCCCGGTGAGATCGTGCTGGTCACGGCGGCGCTGATGTCGTCGCACCACGAACTGGCGGTCAACCCGGTCGGTGTCGGTGCCGCCGGGGTGATCGGAGCGGCGGTCGGTGACTCGATCGGTTACGCGGTTGGCCGTCGGCTCGGGATGCCGCTTTTCGACTGGTTGGGGCGACGTTTCCCCAAGCACTTCGGTCCCGGGCACGTCGCCTTCGCCGAGCGGCTGTTCGACCGCTGGGGCGCGCGAGCGGTGTTTTTCGGGCGGTTCATCGCACTGCTGCGGATCTTCGCCGGCCCGCTGGCGGGCGCACTGAAGATGCGCTATCGGCGGTTTCTGGTGGCCAACGTATCCGGCGCCATCTGCTGGGCGGGCGGGACCACCGCGCTGATCTACTTCGCCGGGGTCGCCGCCGAGCGCTGGCTAACCCGCTTTTCCTGGATCGCCCTGGTAGTCGCCGTGGTGGCCGGCGCCATCGCTGCGGCCTTGCTGCGGGAACGCACCTCCCGCGCCATCGCCGAACTCGAAGCCGAGCACGCCGCCAAGTCCGGCAGTGCTACTGGCTGA
- a CDS encoding SGNH/GDSL hydrolase family protein codes for MFRRYVAIGDSQTEGLWDGDDSAGLIGFADRLAAAIDLLYPGLQYANLAVRGRRVREVLDDQLPQALGMHPDLITVCVGMNDVTRPGRFFDQALADLDRLYARLPESGATVVTTTFPDIAKLLPVGRLLASRVARINDVIRAAAQRYGFGLVDLYTAASMRDLDTWSFDRIHASTKGHMLFAAAAAEALNLPGSNHDWALSSCGATPPSPGTRAYAQLRWTQTLLLPWVWRRLRGRSSGDGRIPKRPHLQSVTSDSGASRNG; via the coding sequence ATGTTTCGCCGATACGTTGCGATCGGAGACAGCCAAACCGAAGGGCTGTGGGACGGCGACGACTCAGCCGGGCTGATCGGATTCGCTGACCGGCTGGCCGCCGCCATTGACTTGCTCTATCCCGGGCTTCAGTACGCCAATCTGGCCGTCCGGGGCAGGCGGGTGCGCGAGGTGCTGGACGATCAACTGCCGCAGGCACTGGGCATGCACCCGGATTTGATCACCGTGTGCGTCGGCATGAACGACGTCACCCGCCCGGGACGGTTTTTCGATCAAGCCTTGGCCGACCTTGACCGGCTCTACGCGCGACTCCCCGAGTCTGGCGCGACCGTCGTAACGACAACGTTTCCCGACATCGCCAAACTTCTGCCGGTCGGACGGCTGCTGGCATCGCGGGTGGCTCGCATCAACGACGTAATCCGCGCAGCGGCGCAGCGCTACGGTTTCGGACTCGTCGATCTCTACACCGCGGCCTCGATGCGAGACCTCGACACCTGGAGCTTCGATCGCATTCACGCATCGACTAAAGGACACATGCTGTTTGCGGCGGCCGCCGCCGAAGCTTTGAACCTTCCTGGCAGCAACCATGATTGGGCGCTATCAAGTTGTGGGGCCACGCCGCCCTCTCCGGGTACGCGCGCCTACGCGCAGCTGCGCTGGACCCAGACGCTGTTGCTGCCATGGGTCTGGCGGCGACTTCGCGGGCGGTCCTCCGGTGACGGGCGAATACCCAAACGACCTCATTTGCAGAGCGTCACGTCCGACAGCGGCGCATCGCGCAACGGCTGA
- a CDS encoding IclR family transcriptional regulator, translated as MPEKRQRAADSQTPQYPIESVDNALKLLLLLGEQPEIRLSEATRYLGVASSTAHRLLAMLAYRGFVRQDPVSKAYGPGPALTSVAFAIFGRIDIQRTATPVMRALSERLRETVHVGMLDGASVRFIAAVEGPTAVRVASRLGRTMPAHCTSTGKAMLAQLSEQELHQLLPNEELERITPHSIGRRTALEAELVRVRERGYAVNREESEEGVASVAVPIPTRAPGLALALNLAAPQHRLPKSQYSAVAAAIVEAAKEIGDQLG; from the coding sequence ATGCCGGAAAAGAGGCAGCGTGCCGCCGACTCGCAGACGCCGCAGTATCCGATCGAGTCGGTCGACAATGCGCTGAAGCTGCTGCTGCTACTCGGTGAGCAGCCCGAGATCCGGTTGAGCGAGGCGACTCGCTATCTGGGGGTGGCATCGTCGACCGCGCACCGGCTGCTGGCGATGTTGGCCTACCGGGGGTTTGTTCGCCAGGACCCCGTGTCGAAGGCTTACGGCCCGGGGCCGGCGTTGACCAGCGTGGCGTTTGCGATCTTCGGCCGCATCGACATTCAACGGACCGCGACACCGGTGATGCGTGCGCTCAGCGAGCGTCTGCGTGAAACCGTTCATGTCGGCATGCTCGACGGCGCCTCCGTACGGTTCATCGCCGCGGTGGAAGGCCCCACCGCTGTCCGGGTGGCGTCGCGACTGGGCCGCACCATGCCCGCGCATTGCACCTCGACGGGCAAGGCCATGCTCGCGCAGTTGTCGGAACAAGAACTGCATCAGCTGCTGCCTAACGAAGAGCTGGAACGCATTACGCCGCATTCGATCGGCAGGCGCACCGCACTGGAAGCCGAGCTTGTGCGGGTGCGCGAACGCGGCTATGCCGTCAACCGCGAAGAAAGCGAGGAAGGCGTGGCGTCGGTTGCGGTGCCGATACCGACCCGGGCACCCGGGCTTGCGCTGGCGTTGAATCTCGCTGCACCGCAACATCGGTTGCCCAAGTCGCAGTATTCGGCAGTCGCGGCGGCTATCGTCGAGGCGGCCAAGGAGATCGGTGACCAGCTCGGCTGA
- a CDS encoding class II aldolase/adducin family protein: protein MTDLHEQRGLLARACRVAAARGLVDGILGHLSMRVDDERLLIRCRSDTDSGVAFTQPSDIRLIRFDGTEAAAGELDGYRVPNELAIHVETLLAQPHQRAVAHLHPAAVVAADLAGITLRPIYGAYDIAGARLARDGVPVYERAVLIRNPLLGKEMVAAMRGQPIVICRGHGITSAATSVQQAVLQAISLDALAKMSLRVRAAGGSLHDIDDRDWDDLPDLGPGFNVDAAWRYEVARIE, encoded by the coding sequence ATGACCGACCTACATGAGCAGCGCGGGTTGCTCGCCCGAGCCTGCCGGGTGGCGGCAGCCCGCGGGTTGGTCGACGGCATTCTCGGTCACCTCAGCATGCGCGTCGACGACGAACGGCTGCTCATCCGCTGCCGCAGCGACACCGACAGCGGTGTGGCATTCACCCAACCCAGCGACATCCGGCTCATCCGCTTCGACGGCACCGAGGCGGCCGCCGGCGAACTCGACGGCTACCGAGTGCCCAACGAGCTCGCCATCCACGTCGAAACCCTGCTCGCGCAACCACACCAGCGTGCTGTCGCGCATCTGCACCCGGCGGCCGTCGTCGCCGCCGACCTCGCCGGTATCACCCTGCGACCGATCTACGGGGCCTACGACATTGCGGGCGCGCGGCTCGCACGCGACGGAGTACCGGTGTACGAGCGCGCGGTGTTGATCCGAAACCCACTGCTGGGCAAGGAAATGGTGGCCGCGATGCGCGGCCAACCGATTGTCATCTGCCGCGGGCACGGAATCACCAGTGCCGCAACCAGTGTGCAGCAGGCCGTGTTGCAGGCGATCAGCCTCGACGCGCTTGCGAAAATGTCGTTGCGGGTCCGGGCGGCCGGCGGCAGCCTGCACGACATCGACGACCGGGACTGGGATGACCTCCCTGACTTAGGCCCGGGCTTCAACGTCGACGCCGCATGGCGCTACGAAGTCGCCCGAATCGAATAG
- the hcaB gene encoding 3-(cis-5,6-dihydroxycyclohexa-1,3-dien-1-yl)propanoate dehydrogenase produces the protein MSDWLDGKRALVVGGGSGIGRAVVEAFRAEGAKVAVLERDADKCDALRHDYKKVPVVEGDAVTRTANDLAVATAVEAFGGLDTLVNCVGIFDFYKGISDIDADDLSTAFDEMFHSNVLSLLHSVKAALPALQAESGSSIVLTESASSFYPGRGGVLYVSSKFAVRGLVTTLAHELAPEIRVNGVAPGGTLGTDLRGLASLGLDEIRLDDAPNRARDLAARNPLNVALSAEDHAWSFVFFASDRSRGITGETAHPDGGFGLGAQS, from the coding sequence ATGAGCGACTGGCTGGACGGCAAGCGCGCCCTGGTGGTGGGCGGCGGATCTGGAATCGGCCGGGCCGTCGTCGAGGCATTCCGCGCCGAAGGCGCCAAAGTCGCCGTGCTGGAACGAGATGCGGATAAATGCGACGCACTGCGGCACGACTACAAAAAAGTGCCGGTAGTAGAAGGCGATGCGGTCACCCGCACAGCCAACGATCTGGCGGTCGCCACTGCGGTGGAGGCCTTCGGCGGACTCGACACCCTGGTCAACTGTGTCGGAATCTTCGACTTCTACAAGGGAATCAGCGACATCGACGCCGACGACCTCTCAACGGCGTTCGACGAGATGTTTCACAGCAACGTGCTCAGCCTGCTGCACTCGGTCAAAGCAGCCTTGCCCGCGCTACAGGCGGAATCCGGGTCGTCGATCGTCTTGACCGAATCGGCGTCGTCGTTCTACCCCGGACGCGGTGGAGTGCTCTACGTGTCCTCGAAGTTCGCGGTGCGCGGGCTGGTCACAACCCTCGCCCATGAGCTGGCGCCCGAGATTCGGGTCAACGGTGTGGCACCGGGCGGCACGCTCGGCACCGACCTGCGGGGGCTTGCCAGCCTCGGGCTCGACGAGATCCGCCTCGACGACGCCCCCAACCGCGCCCGCGACCTGGCCGCACGCAACCCGCTCAACGTCGCGCTGTCGGCGGAAGACCACGCCTGGAGTTTCGTGTTCTTCGCCTCGGACCGGTCGCGGGGCATCACTGGCGAAACCGCGCACCCCGACGGCGGGTTCGGCCTGGGCGCACAGTCATGA
- a CDS encoding dihydrodiol dehydrogenase, translating to MTDKPLTIANEFAEVEVRRVDTRNGSRLLITAPRSGQSISLDALELEALTRQNTRTLEAMVGNMHGPLLPDDGPIS from the coding sequence ATGACTGATAAACCGCTCACGATCGCCAACGAATTCGCCGAAGTTGAGGTACGCCGAGTCGATACCCGCAACGGGTCACGACTGCTGATCACCGCCCCCAGATCCGGGCAGTCGATTAGCTTGGACGCACTGGAGCTGGAGGCATTGACGCGCCAGAACACGCGCACACTGGAGGCAATGGTCGGCAATATGCACGGCCCGCTACTTCCGGACGACGGGCCGATCTCATGA
- a CDS encoding 3-phenylpropionate/cinnamic acid dioxygenase subunit beta yields the protein MTSRKPLPFNDVRHLQAHQFLVDEAYLLDAQDYDAWLDTLTDDIRYVMPVRVTTALGAGFDTLPGMAHFDENKYSLSRRAARFATEHAWTEDPPSRLRHFVTNVRTFTGHDDAHLVVESAELLFRSRGDVNEAALVSCGREDVLRLCGAQWKLAQRTVLVDESVLRMQNLAVFL from the coding sequence ATGACGAGCCGAAAGCCACTGCCGTTCAATGATGTTCGGCATCTCCAGGCGCATCAGTTCCTGGTCGACGAGGCATATTTGCTCGACGCCCAGGACTATGACGCGTGGCTGGACACCCTGACCGACGACATCCGCTACGTCATGCCGGTGCGTGTCACCACCGCTCTCGGCGCTGGCTTCGATACGTTGCCAGGGATGGCGCACTTCGACGAGAACAAGTACTCGCTGAGCCGGCGCGCTGCCCGGTTTGCCACCGAGCACGCCTGGACTGAGGATCCGCCATCGCGGCTGCGCCACTTCGTCACCAATGTGCGCACCTTCACCGGCCACGACGACGCGCATCTGGTCGTGGAATCCGCCGAGCTGCTGTTCCGCAGTCGCGGCGACGTCAACGAGGCGGCGCTTGTGTCGTGCGGACGCGAAGACGTGCTGCGCCTCTGCGGCGCACAATGGAAACTGGCGCAGCGCACCGTTCTCGTCGACGAGTCGGTGCTGCGCATGCAGAACCTGGCGGTGTTTCTATGA
- a CDS encoding Rieske 2Fe-2S domain-containing protein, translating to MADYRVFDSVRRGMIPAHIYNDREIFELEKRRLFSRAWVFVAHDSEVPNEGDYVVRRVLGDSFIIARDSEGVIRALFNMCLHRGMQVCRAEMGNASNFRCPYHGWSYRNDGRLIGLPFHREAYGGDDGLPKQSQTLVPAPRLGTYNGLIFISIDPHAQPLEDFLGDFRFYLDFYTKQSRHGLEVRGPQRWRIKANWKIGAENFAGDMYHTPHTHTSIVEIGLFREPKAQKRKDGATYWAGRGGGTTYKLPPGSFEERLRYVGYPDEMINRIKEVWSPRQQRVVGDDGFMISAASCFPNLSFVHNWPKVADGPQIGRDQVVPFISIRLWQPVSENETEVCSWFAVDSAAPPEYKHKSYQAYLMCFGSTGMFEQDDVENWVSLTNTAGGSMARRLLLNSRMGLLADDRPVVEALAAESFHGPGRAQVGYNENNQRQLLKLWADCLEAP from the coding sequence ATGGCCGACTACCGTGTCTTCGACAGCGTCCGGCGCGGGATGATTCCGGCCCACATCTACAACGACCGTGAAATCTTCGAGCTCGAAAAGAGGCGGCTTTTCAGTCGGGCCTGGGTCTTCGTCGCCCACGACTCGGAGGTCCCCAACGAGGGCGACTACGTCGTACGTCGAGTGCTTGGCGACTCGTTCATCATCGCGCGCGATTCTGAGGGCGTCATCCGTGCCCTATTCAATATGTGCCTGCACCGTGGAATGCAGGTGTGCCGCGCCGAGATGGGCAATGCGTCGAACTTCCGCTGCCCCTACCACGGCTGGTCCTACCGCAACGACGGCCGGCTGATCGGGCTTCCGTTTCACCGCGAGGCCTACGGCGGCGACGACGGGTTGCCCAAACAAAGCCAAACCTTGGTTCCCGCACCGCGTTTGGGCACCTACAACGGCTTGATCTTCATCAGCATCGACCCGCACGCCCAACCGCTGGAAGACTTCCTCGGCGATTTCAGGTTCTATCTGGACTTCTACACCAAGCAGAGCCGCCACGGCCTCGAAGTACGCGGACCACAGCGCTGGCGGATCAAGGCCAACTGGAAGATCGGCGCCGAAAACTTCGCCGGCGACATGTACCACACGCCGCACACCCACACCTCGATCGTCGAAATCGGGCTGTTCCGCGAGCCGAAAGCACAGAAACGCAAAGACGGCGCCACCTACTGGGCCGGCCGCGGCGGCGGTACCACCTACAAACTCCCGCCGGGCAGCTTCGAAGAACGCCTGCGCTACGTCGGCTACCCCGACGAAATGATCAACCGGATCAAAGAGGTCTGGTCGCCACGACAGCAACGAGTCGTCGGCGACGACGGGTTCATGATCTCGGCCGCCTCGTGTTTCCCCAACCTCAGCTTCGTGCATAACTGGCCTAAGGTCGCCGACGGCCCCCAAATCGGAAGGGACCAGGTAGTGCCGTTCATTTCAATCCGCCTGTGGCAGCCGGTCAGCGAGAACGAGACAGAGGTGTGCTCGTGGTTCGCCGTGGACTCCGCGGCTCCCCCGGAATACAAGCACAAGTCCTATCAGGCGTACCTGATGTGTTTCGGCTCGACGGGGATGTTCGAGCAAGACGACGTCGAAAACTGGGTATCGCTGACCAACACTGCGGGCGGTTCGATGGCACGCCGGCTGCTGCTGAACAGCCGGATGGGACTGCTCGCCGACGACCGCCCGGTAGTGGAGGCGCTGGCCGCCGAATCGTTCCACGGCCCCGGGCGCGCGCAGGTCGGCTACAACGAGAACAACCAACGCCAGCTGCTCAAGCTGTGGGCCGATTGCCTGGAGGCGCCATGA